The Cervus elaphus chromosome 21, mCerEla1.1, whole genome shotgun sequence genome window below encodes:
- the ZNF572 gene encoding zinc finger protein 572 produces MEQEQNLLVSDSNGFTKKESLKSTFTGDESKNNLKTVECSNSKADKERASKWSRSDDPENYKDEDTKEILLTGSQGGKTECGDSCENDSNLENQGNCTEKEEEQCNHWGWNPGEHTGPAGQQNPSFGDKPYKCSECWKSFSNSSHLRTHQRTHSGEKPYRCSECGKCFSNSSHLIQHLRTHTGEKPYQCGECGKSFSNTSHLIIHERTHTGEKPYKCPECAKSFSSSSHLIQHHRSHTGEKPYECPACGKCFSHSYVLVEHQRTHTGEKPYKCPDCGKSFSQSSSLIRHQRTHTGEKPYKCPECGKSFGCNSTLIKHQRIHTGEKPYQCIECGKNFSRSSNLVTHQKMHTDDKTYQSSEYEESLSQNYRLIEECRIQSGEKPYKCCQCGKSFGLSSHLIRHQRTHTGEKPYRCSECWKTFSQSSTLVIHQRTHTGEKPYKCPDCGECFSQSFNLIRHRRTHMGEKPYKCSDCEKCFSRSAYLSQHRKIHVGKSFESPEGEDFPHGWTWKNYSGEIALIPSFSIPSSSPS; encoded by the exons ATGGAACAAGAGCAAAACCTATTGGTCTCAGATTCTAATGGCTTCACAAAGAAGGAGAGTTTGAAAAGCACTTTTACAG GAGATGAAAGTAAGAATAATTTGAAAACTGTTGAATGCAGTAACTCCAAGGCAGATAAAGAGAGAGCCTCAAAATGGTCTAGAAGTGATGACCCAGAAAATTATAAGGATGAAGACACAAAAGAAATACTATTGACAGGGTCCCAAGGAGGTAAAACTGAATGTGGTGATTCCTGTGAGAATGATAGCAACTTGGAGAATCAGGGAAATTGTACAGAAAAAGAGGAGGAACAATGCAATcactggggatggaacccaggagaACATACAGGGCCTGCTGGCCAGCAGAACCCATCCTTTGGGGACAAACCCTACAAATGTTCTGAATGTTGGAAAAGCTTCAGTAATAGTTCTCATCTTCGAACTCACCAGAGGACCCACTCAGGAGAAAAACCTTACAGATGTTCTGAGTGTGGGAAGTGCTTTAGTAACAGCTCTCACTTGATTCAGCACCTGAGAACACACACAGGCGAGAAGCCCTACCAATGTGGTGAATGTGGGAAAAGCTTCAGCAACACCTCCCATCTTATTATCCATGAACGAACTCACACGGGAGAGAAACCCTATAAATGTCCCGAGTGTGCAAAGAGTTTCAGCAGCAGCTCTCACCTTATTCAGCATCACCGATCACATACAGGTGAAAAACCATATGAATGTCCGGCTTGTGGGAAATGCTTCAGCCATAGTTATGTGCTCGTAGAACATCAGAGGACCCACACTGGAGAAAAACCTTATAAGTGCCCCGATTGTGGGAAGAGTTTTAGTCAGAGCTCTAGTCTGATTCGCCACCAGCGGACACACACTGGTGAGAAGCCCTACAAATGTCCTGAGTGTGGAAAAAGCTTTGGTTGTAATTCTACTCTAATCAAGCATCAGAGAATACATACAGGAGAAAAACCCTATCAGTGTATAGAATGTGGGAAGAATTTCAGTCGAAGTTCAAACCTGGTTACACATCAGAAAATGCACACAGATGACAAAACCTATCAAAGTTCTGAATATGAAGAAAGTTTGAGTCAGAACTATAGGCTGATAGAAGAATGCAGAATTCAGTCAggagagaagccatataaatgttGTCAATGTGGAAAGAGTTTTGGCCTCAGCTCTCATCTCATAAGACATCAAAGAACACATACAGGAGAAAAACCTTACAGATGTTCTGAGTGTTGGAAAACTTTTAGTCAGAGTTCCACCCTGGTGATTCACCAAAGGACACACAcgggagagaaaccttataaatgtccTGACTGTGGTGAGTGCTTCAGTCAGAGCTTTAACCTTATCAGGCACCGGAGGACCCACATGGGAGAAAAACCTTACAAATGCAGTGACTGTGAGAAATGCTTCAGCCGAAGTGCCTACCTCAGTCAGCATCGGAAAATTCATGTAGGAAAATCTTTTGAGTCTCCTGAAGGGGAAGATTTTCctcatggatggacttggaaaaACTATTCTGGGGAAATAGCACTCATCCCTTCATTTTCGATCCCAAGTTCATCTCCCTCCTGA